The DNA window GAGCTTTAGCCATTTGATCTAAGATGGTCATGGCAAGCTTCCTTAATTCTGAAGAATAAATCTCTAGAGTCTCTCTGTAATAGGAAATGAAGTATAATCTTCAGTGTGCCACAAAtaagagagcgagagagagagagagagagagagagagagacctaagAGGGTGAGGAAGCTTTTCAAATAAGTATTGTTTCCTTAGATGGGTTGGGAGGGTAGTAATATAGAACATGTCAGACCAATCAAGCTTTTGCTCTCCTGATACAACGAAAAGCTGCCCAAATCCCTCCTGGTCATCTGGCCTCTGCCaaagcttcttcttttcttctgaaGGAAGTTGGAAGAAATCTTGAACCTCAGACTTTATTTTCTCAATCAAAGAATTACTAACCCCATGATTTACAATCTGTAAAATAAGCAGTATTGAATCACTCTAATAGCAAGTAGGATTAAGCAGTTTCAAAAACCTATAGCTTGGGATCAGATCTCTGTGCATCAGCAACTCATAATACTAAAATATGGAACAGACATAAAAACAAATACCTGGAAGAAACCCCACTCTCTGCAAGCATTGTGCAGCCTCTGTAATTCAAATTCTTTGGATGGTTCTTCAGAAACCAAGAGTTGAATGTCAATGACGGGCACAACCGGAAGCGAAGCTGTGTCTGTGATTATAGGTGGATCTTGATCTGGACGTGCATAGCGCTGGGGAACAGTGATGAGGGGCTCTTTGGCCAACTCTTGAACGCTAGGCACCAACAGAGATGCCCCAAAAGTCACTACCTCTCCGGAGGATTCCATTGTTTTGCTGGggaaaccaaaaacccaatttatcttcttcttcgtttcttcTTGTCAGGCAGAGAAAACTCCACTGATAAAAAATACAGACCTTGAGTAAATTCTCAAAGTCAAACTGAGACAACTGGTTGTTGGTATTGAGGAAGATTAATTTACATTTGATCCCGTTTCATTGGGTTTTCTTAACCAATCTTGCTTCCTATTTaagaatattttatttctttttttttttttttttttggtaaatggaaATTCTATTGCAAAAGAGGGCATGAGGAGCTCAACTGCTTAATGCATCCTTATTACAAAGATCTAGAAGCCAATGAGTGGAAAGTGGTCAATCTGTCTTACATGCCACGGACAGGGTCTTCTGGGCTACGAAATGAGCAAAATCGTTTGCTTCCTTAGAGATAAATAAGGAGAAATCAGATTTTCTACATTTGGAGATAAGGATTTTGATATCAGAGACAATACCAAAAATGTCAATGGTGGGATGAGGGGATTGCCTATTAATTACATCTATAAGAGAGGCATTATTCTACTCCACAAAAatgtaagggaatcctccatcgaCGGCACTCTGTAGGCCACATCTAAGAGCACAAACTTCTCCCACAAGAACATCTACAAAGGAAGATGTATCTGAGATTGCACGAATAGGAGCTCCCAAATAATTTCGAATGATAATCCCAAGACCACCGCAAGAGGCACCAAGGGGAAGGGCAGCATCGGTATTGACCTTAATAAAACCAAGGAGAGGTCTAATCCATGATTAGCCAGCATTTAAAGATGG is part of the Macadamia integrifolia cultivar HAES 741 chromosome 9, SCU_Mint_v3, whole genome shotgun sequence genome and encodes:
- the LOC122089920 gene encoding protein SRG1-like, with the translated sequence MESSGEVVTFGASLLVPSVQELAKEPLITVPQRYARPDQDPPIITDTASLPVVPVIDIQLLVSEEPSKEFELQRLHNACREWGFFQIVNHGVSNSLIEKIKSEVQDFFQLPSEEKKKLWQRPDDQEGFGQLFVVSGEQKLDWSDMFYITTLPTHLRKQYLFEKLPHPLRETLEIYSSELRKLAMTILDQMAKALKMDAEEMRELFNDGVQSMRLNYYPPCPQPDMAIGFTPHSDADALTILLQLNDTEGLQVRKEGKWVPVKPLPNAFVVNIGDIMEIMSNCVYRSIEHRATVDSSKERLSIATFYSTKLDAELGPAPSLIDENNPAVFRRVPVEKYFKDFFAQKINGKSYLDFIRIQNGEVSTP